One part of the Mytilus trossulus isolate FHL-02 chromosome 11, PNRI_Mtr1.1.1.hap1, whole genome shotgun sequence genome encodes these proteins:
- the LOC134691104 gene encoding uncharacterized protein LOC134691104 isoform X2 produces the protein MASVYHEIINDSITVEDEEIDELSAQGYDEDDRLPTLHIWPKNIGIIQIVFGFVTVCIGVLEIFYLPLVIQPEEEKEIHLGKDNCYGAGLFAGICMVLTGSTAVRASISRRPTSVRKFFNLTIFTLLLYVASAVLLIVGYSVKWTTRDQYPVNSYLYEIHIFVSVFTMIGFLFIIATFVQYYETIFCGDFQLCYNWFSCCIRFIPKKILQKITNSVRGNT, from the exons ATGGCGAGTGTTTACCATGAGATTATTAATGATAGTATTACTGTAGAAGATGAAGAGATTGATGAGTTATCGGCTCAGGGGTATGATGAGGATGATAGACTACCAACACTACATATATGGCCGAAGAATATAGGCATTATACAAATAGTGTTTGGTTTTGTAACAGTTTGTATAG GTGTATTAGAGATATTTTATCTGCCACTAGTCATACAACCAGAGgaagaaaaagaaatacatttggGTAAAGATAACTGTTATGGTGCTGGGCTATTTGCTGGAATCTGt ATGGTCCTGACAGGCAGTACAGCAGTGAGAGCCTCAATCAGCAGGAGACCTACCTCT gtgCGGaagttttttaatttaacaatttttacatTGTTACTATATGTAGCTTCAGCAGTTCTATTAATAGTTGGTTACAGTGTGAAATGGACAACTAGAGATCAATATCCT gTGAATAGTTACCTCTATGAGATCCATATTTTTGTGTCTGTGTTCACTATGATAGGCTTCCTGTTTATAATAGCTACATTCGTTCAGTACTATGAGACTATTTTCTGTGGAGATTTCCAGCTGTGTTATAATTGGTTTTCCTGCTGTATTAGATTTATACCTAAAAAG attttacagaaaataactAATTCTGTACGAGGAAATACATGA
- the LOC134691104 gene encoding uncharacterized protein LOC134691104 isoform X1 codes for MASVYHEIINDSITVEDEEIDELSAQGYDEDDRLPTLHIWPKNIGIIQIVFGFVTVCIGVLEIFYLPLVIQPEEEKEIHLGKDNCYGAGLFAGICMVLTGSTAVRASISRRPTSVRKFFNLTIFTLLLYVASAVLLIVGYSVKWTTRDQYPVNSYLYEIHIFVSVFTMIGFLFIIATFVQYYETIFCGDFQLCYNWFSCCIRFIPKKPEIRQPIALNQPI; via the exons ATGGCGAGTGTTTACCATGAGATTATTAATGATAGTATTACTGTAGAAGATGAAGAGATTGATGAGTTATCGGCTCAGGGGTATGATGAGGATGATAGACTACCAACACTACATATATGGCCGAAGAATATAGGCATTATACAAATAGTGTTTGGTTTTGTAACAGTTTGTATAG GTGTATTAGAGATATTTTATCTGCCACTAGTCATACAACCAGAGgaagaaaaagaaatacatttggGTAAAGATAACTGTTATGGTGCTGGGCTATTTGCTGGAATCTGt ATGGTCCTGACAGGCAGTACAGCAGTGAGAGCCTCAATCAGCAGGAGACCTACCTCT gtgCGGaagttttttaatttaacaatttttacatTGTTACTATATGTAGCTTCAGCAGTTCTATTAATAGTTGGTTACAGTGTGAAATGGACAACTAGAGATCAATATCCT gTGAATAGTTACCTCTATGAGATCCATATTTTTGTGTCTGTGTTCACTATGATAGGCTTCCTGTTTATAATAGCTACATTCGTTCAGTACTATGAGACTATTTTCTGTGGAGATTTCCAGCTGTGTTATAATTGGTTTTCCTGCTGTATTAGATTTATACCTAAAAAG ccAGAAATAAGACAACCTATTGCACTAAACCAGCCTATCTGA